A stretch of Faecalibacterium duncaniae DNA encodes these proteins:
- a CDS encoding DUF4315 family protein — MSLKLEKIAAEREKARRKRDEWEERRKEWDRKYHEQENSEICEMVHAQSLTPEQLAVIIQLAQAAVPNPENLKLDEKETEDME; from the coding sequence ATGAGCTTGAAACTGGAAAAGATTGCTGCGGAGCGCGAGAAAGCCCGCAGGAAACGCGATGAATGGGAGGAGCGCAGAAAGGAATGGGACAGAAAGTACCACGAGCAGGAAAACAGCGAAATCTGTGAAATGGTACATGCCCAGAGCCTGACCCCGGAACAGCTGGCAGTCATCATTCAGCTGGCGCAGGCTGCGGTTCCCAACCCGGAGAACCTGAAACTGGATGAGAAAGAAACGGAGGATATGGAATGA
- a CDS encoding CD1107 family mobile element protein, which translates to MKKMMAMLLASVMAAGTFTTTAFAYTGDDVQKNTPVSTAAQETDAAESTNAGKTDNTDSIEIDPDMQVLPDGYEVSTDADGNLIVTVGGKEYNIGSEKSQKQTGTVVPGITSLHFRSGPGMDQEIIGYLHSGDTVEIVEKCGDWYKVNFNGKTGYAHGKYLNVTDSAKDSSMFSEDALKLFLDLMQSGMSYEDETKSSAALTPEGNMTLVDDIGEEEDKSSQQFITLVTKAGNTFYLIIDRDKDGNQNVHFLNMVDEADLLALMDEEEAAKYREKEPEVTEPAETEKPQETEPAPEEQKTESEQKKSSPLPMIMLLLFVIGAAGVGGYLYIKMKGVKPASKKNQPDPDADYHDEDEDTLQLPEDDGDEDEEVDVNEDYEAESDDEPV; encoded by the coding sequence ATGAAAAAGATGATGGCAATGCTGCTTGCCAGCGTGATGGCGGCAGGAACCTTTACGACCACTGCATTTGCCTATACGGGCGATGATGTGCAGAAGAACACGCCTGTCAGTACCGCTGCACAGGAGACGGATGCAGCAGAAAGCACAAATGCGGGGAAAACGGACAATACCGACAGCATCGAAATCGACCCGGACATGCAGGTTCTGCCGGATGGCTATGAGGTCTCTACGGATGCGGATGGGAACCTGATCGTTACGGTGGGCGGCAAAGAATACAATATCGGCAGCGAAAAGTCCCAAAAGCAGACTGGTACGGTGGTGCCGGGGATCACCAGTCTGCATTTTCGTTCCGGTCCCGGCATGGATCAGGAGATTATCGGATATCTGCATTCCGGCGATACGGTGGAGATTGTCGAAAAATGCGGTGACTGGTATAAGGTAAACTTCAACGGCAAAACCGGGTATGCACATGGAAAGTACCTGAATGTCACGGATTCTGCAAAAGACAGCAGCATGTTCAGTGAAGATGCGCTGAAGCTGTTTCTGGATCTGATGCAGAGTGGAATGTCATACGAGGATGAGACGAAATCCAGTGCAGCTTTGACTCCGGAAGGAAATATGACGCTGGTGGACGATATCGGTGAGGAAGAAGATAAATCCAGCCAGCAGTTCATTACGCTGGTGACAAAGGCGGGCAACACCTTTTATCTGATCATCGACCGCGATAAAGACGGCAACCAGAATGTGCATTTCCTGAACATGGTGGACGAGGCCGATCTGCTTGCGCTGATGGATGAAGAGGAAGCTGCCAAGTATCGGGAGAAGGAGCCGGAAGTCACGGAACCTGCGGAAACCGAAAAGCCGCAGGAGACGGAACCGGCACCGGAAGAGCAGAAAACAGAGAGCGAGCAGAAGAAATCGTCTCCGCTTCCGATGATTATGCTGCTTCTGTTTGTGATCGGTGCAGCCGGTGTCGGCGGTTATCTCTATATCAAGATGAAGGGCGTAAAGCCTGCGTCCAAGAAAAATCAGCCGGACCCGGATGCGGATTATCACGATGAGGATGAAGATACGCTCCAGCTGCCGGAGGATGATGGTGACGAGGACGAAGAAGTGGATGTCAACGAGGATTATGAAGCGGAATCGGACGATGAACCTGTCTGA
- a CDS encoding glycosyltransferase: MEPKVSIIVPVYNAEKSLARCVDSILNQEFRDFELILMDDGSKDRSGEICDGYARADARVVVVHKENTGVSDTRNQAIARARGTFLQFVDSDDWLTADATKLMVRAAEETGCDMVIADFYRVVGEMVSQKGDIDADQVIGREAFVGFMMENPADYYYGVLWNKLYRRSLVEAHGIRMDAKLSWCEDFLFNLEYVRYATTFYALRTPVYYYVKTKGSLVNQKISFARTVEMKLAMFECYNDFFKHVLDEDAYERKRLQVYHFLVDAAKDGFVFPATIPGTQKLGEERSQALQEVISEDGIIVEKYRDRKLLERYLESVALKYDMTLAELSLLLYRKDAGKALTRGAEAQMPAREDAVEATDRKDAGKALSRKDLAELMHMSRGDLRAALQKLVSRGMLEVVDVPRKRREAAEIAEATGLFGKRGEAQDADANGMTKKKREPRKIRLELLPASDAVLQDIAAAERDYEQAKFRGFTEDELRQYTALERRVQENEKQILQK, encoded by the coding sequence ATGGAGCCGAAGGTCAGTATCATCGTGCCGGTGTATAACGCGGAGAAGAGTCTCGCGCGCTGTGTGGACAGTATTCTGAATCAGGAGTTTCGGGATTTCGAGCTGATCCTCATGGATGATGGAAGTAAGGATCGGTCCGGGGAGATCTGCGACGGATATGCGCGGGCGGATGCGCGCGTGGTGGTCGTGCATAAGGAGAATACGGGGGTGTCGGATACGCGAAACCAGGCGATCGCGCGGGCGCGGGGTACGTTTCTGCAGTTCGTGGACAGTGATGACTGGCTGACGGCGGATGCGACGAAGCTGATGGTGCGGGCGGCCGAGGAGACGGGCTGCGACATGGTGATCGCGGATTTCTATCGTGTCGTCGGAGAGATGGTGTCGCAGAAGGGGGATATCGACGCGGACCAGGTGATCGGGCGTGAAGCGTTCGTTGGCTTCATGATGGAGAACCCGGCGGACTACTACTATGGGGTGCTGTGGAATAAGCTGTACCGGCGCTCGCTTGTGGAGGCGCACGGGATCCGGATGGATGCGAAGCTCAGCTGGTGCGAGGATTTTCTGTTTAATCTCGAGTATGTGCGCTATGCGACGACGTTCTATGCGCTGCGGACGCCGGTCTACTATTATGTGAAGACGAAGGGTTCGCTGGTGAATCAGAAGATCAGCTTCGCGCGGACGGTGGAGATGAAACTCGCGATGTTCGAGTGCTACAACGACTTCTTCAAGCATGTGCTGGATGAGGATGCGTATGAGCGGAAGCGGCTGCAGGTCTATCATTTTCTAGTGGATGCGGCGAAGGATGGTTTCGTGTTCCCGGCGACGATTCCGGGGACGCAGAAGCTCGGTGAGGAGCGGAGCCAGGCGCTGCAGGAGGTGATTTCGGAGGATGGGATCATCGTGGAGAAGTACCGCGACCGGAAGCTGCTCGAGCGCTATCTCGAGTCGGTGGCGCTGAAGTATGATATGACGCTGGCGGAGCTGTCGCTGCTGCTGTATCGGAAGGACGCGGGAAAGGCGCTCACTCGAGGGGCTGAAGCGCAGATGCCTGCGCGGGAAGATGCCGTGGAGGCGACTGATCGAAAGGATGCCGGAAAGGCGCTGAGCCGGAAGGATCTCGCGGAGCTGATGCATATGAGCCGCGGGGATCTGCGCGCCGCGCTGCAGAAGCTGGTCTCACGCGGGATGCTCGAAGTGGTCGACGTGCCGAGGAAACGACGTGAAGCGGCGGAAATAGCCGAGGCGACCGGTCTTTTCGGAAAGCGTGGCGAGGCACAGGATGCAGACGCGAACGGAATGACGAAGAAAAAACGCGAGCCGCGGAAGATTCGTCTCGAGCTGCTGCCGGCGTCGGATGCGGTGCTGCAGGATATCGCGGCCGCGGAGCGTGACTACGAGCAGGCGAAGTTCCGGGGATTTACCGAGGACGAGCTCCGGCAGTATACAGCGCTCGAGCGGCGTGTGCAGGAGAACGAAAAGCAGATACTGCAGAAGTGA